A genome region from Arachis duranensis cultivar V14167 chromosome 8, aradu.V14167.gnm2.J7QH, whole genome shotgun sequence includes the following:
- the LOC107461615 gene encoding outer envelope pore protein 16, chloroplastic isoform X1, whose amino-acid sequence MPYSRFSGSLTSPKVDVVIDMGNPFLNLTVDGFLKIGAVAATRAAAEDTYHILQKGKGNISSRDFEKMLKKMCKEGAYWGTVAGLYVGTEYGVERIRGKRDWKNAMIGGAVTGAIVSAANNNKKDRIAMDAITGAAVATAAEFINYLT is encoded by the exons ATGCCTTACAGCAGGTTTTCAGGGTCCCTAACTTCGCCCAAGGTCGACGTGGTTATTGACATGGGCAATCCATTCCTTAATCTTACTGTCGATGGTTTTTTGAAGATCGGAGCC GTGGCAGCTACCCGGGCAGCTGCTGAGGATACCTATCATATCCTCCAAAAGGGTAAGG GAAATATTTCAAGTCGAGATTTTGAGAAAATG CTGAAGAAGATGTGTAAAGAGGGTGCATATTGGG GAACTGTAGCTGGATTATACGTTGGAACAGAATATGGGGTGGAGAGGATCCGTGGCAAGAGAGACTGG AAGAATGCAATGATTGGGGGTGCAGTAACCGGGGCTATTGTTTCCGCAGCCAACAACAATAAGAAAGATAGGATTGCCATGGATGCCATTACGGGTGCAGCAGTTGCTACTGCTGCAGAGTTCATCAATTACCTTACCTGA
- the LOC107461615 gene encoding outer envelope pore protein 16, chloroplastic isoform X2 encodes MPYSRFSGSLTSPKVDVVIDMGNPFLNLTVDGFLKIGAVAATRAAAEDTYHILQKGNISSRDFEKMLKKMCKEGAYWGTVAGLYVGTEYGVERIRGKRDWKNAMIGGAVTGAIVSAANNNKKDRIAMDAITGAAVATAAEFINYLT; translated from the exons ATGCCTTACAGCAGGTTTTCAGGGTCCCTAACTTCGCCCAAGGTCGACGTGGTTATTGACATGGGCAATCCATTCCTTAATCTTACTGTCGATGGTTTTTTGAAGATCGGAGCC GTGGCAGCTACCCGGGCAGCTGCTGAGGATACCTATCATATCCTCCAAAAGG GAAATATTTCAAGTCGAGATTTTGAGAAAATG CTGAAGAAGATGTGTAAAGAGGGTGCATATTGGG GAACTGTAGCTGGATTATACGTTGGAACAGAATATGGGGTGGAGAGGATCCGTGGCAAGAGAGACTGG AAGAATGCAATGATTGGGGGTGCAGTAACCGGGGCTATTGTTTCCGCAGCCAACAACAATAAGAAAGATAGGATTGCCATGGATGCCATTACGGGTGCAGCAGTTGCTACTGCTGCAGAGTTCATCAATTACCTTACCTGA
- the LOC107461613 gene encoding protein TRM32, translating into MVKQLVSTENSSLEFNQDKNNQGCMWGFFHILDYHHWHVRKVFANKRKRHARCKRNTILHNQGEEYVPEAETLLVVKGGEKGKRYHKHERKEQDTENRLKEGNYKGEYALQVEKDGKKTKASLNHESIQKRPNKSDTDTANVFKNHRDVLGVVKVEKDLLLKFLRELDAEGKNLHQASDNKARLTKSGSFPLSSSSQMRSITPTSTLQHKKTEVWATPKEERLLDSTQTTKPVPLVSDHGVLSAGEQKTGNSLRPSHGLNHKGWNQVVIHRFKVIKHKIKHTLLEFRKNGHHRNSSEYSSITNDEKEVQSLDEGVVREYIRSKSLKETKSSDYASNRQEAQRVVRRTSSLNESMDKYTQLFEKSFNSDVKWHSSKSKSLRLTNEDKNTSDHASRFSRSNFSLPNIEALGFIVHEALLDMNDKTDTEEPDNNAERKLVELPSKRDKSIDHVEETEITETAKAGSGDMNPSPSSNDQVEDKIDEAVISEKVEDKYEYESARGDGIFPQEKEEIGMAIHETKSEADATHHTEGRELDIQGSSMDGLKTDELSIKESIYSSPSSLSNANDNTENVTNKSPEKIFLEIGNDSNFRYVKAILQFSGLMENEQILTRHTIDQRLKPSLIMEMESSVAENTKAYDQQLLFNLVDEVLLDIYERSSNQFPRPFAFNYLLHPVPKGDYLLNEVWSSVKSYLSLRPELDQTLDDVVRRDLARRSSWMNLQQEEEQVAIELEDMIMDDLLDELVFS; encoded by the exons ATGGTAAAGCAATTGGTTTCGACAGAGAATTCCAGCCTTGAATTTAATCAGGATAAGAATAATCAAGGTTGCATGTGGGGTTTCTTTCATATTCTGGATTATCATCATTGGCATGTGAGAAAGGTGTTTGCTAACAAAAGGAAAAGACATGCCAGAT GTAAGAGGAACACCATTTTGCATAACCAAGGTGAAGAATATGTCCCAGAAGCAGAAACACTCCTA GTTGTGAAAGGTGGCGAAAAAGGCAAAAGGTACCACAAACATGAGAGAAAAGAACAAGACACAGAAAATAGGCTTAAAGAAGGAAACTACAAAGGTGAATATGCACTTCAAGTGGAGAAagatggcaagaaaacaaaAGCTTCCCTTAACCATGAGAGTATACAAAAAAGGCCAAACAAATCTGATACAGACACTGCCAATGTGTTTAAGAATCATAGAGATGTTTTGGGGGTAGTTAAAGTGGAGAAGGATTTACTGCTTAAATTTCTAAGAGAATTAGATGCTGAAGGGAAAAACCTTCATCAAGCTTCTGACAACAAAGCAAGATTGACAAAATCAGGGTCATTTCCTTTAAGCTCATCTTCACAAATGAGAAGTATTACTCCTACTAGTACCTTGCAACACAAGAAAACCGAAGTCTGGGCCACTCCCAAAGAAGAAAGGTTGCTTGATAGTACTCAAACAACAAAACCAGTGCCTTTAGTGAGTGATCATGGCGTGCTTAGCGCCGGAGAACAAAAAACAGGCAATTCTCTGCGGCCATCTCATGGATTGAATCATAAAGGTTGGAACCAAGTTGTCATTCATCGTTTCAAAGTTATAAAGCATAAGATAAAGCATACTCTTTTGGAGTTCAGAAAAAATGGTCACCACAGAAATTCATCTGAATATAGCAGCATCACTAATGATGAGAAAGAGGTGCAAAGCTTAGATGAAGGTGTGGTTCGAGAGTACATAAGGAGCAAAAGCTTAAAGGAGACTAAATCTTCTGATTATGCTTCCAACAGACAGGAAGCACAACGAGTCGTAAGAAGAACATCGTCTCTGAACGAATCGATGGATAAATATACTCAGTTGTTTGAGAAAAGCTTCAACTCAGATGTCAAGTGGCACAGTTCAAAGTCCAAAAGCTTAAGATTGACAAATGAGGATAAGAATACAAGTGACCATGCTTCTAGGTTTTCCAGAAGCAATTTTTCACTGCCTAATATTGAGGCTTTAGGCTTCATTGTACACGAGGCACTTCTTGATATGAATGATAAAACAGATACAGAGGAGCCTGATAATAATGCTGAAAGAAAACTGGTGGAACTTCCTTCAAAGAGAGATAAATCAATTGATCATGTTGAAGAGactgaaatcacagaaacaGCTAAAGCTGGCAGTGGAGATATGAATCCAAGTCCCTCATCTAATGATCAGGTTGAAGACAAAATTGATGAAGCAGTTATCAGTGAGAAAGTGGAAGATAAATATGAATATGAGTCAGCTAGGGGAGATGGAATTTttcctcaagaaaaagaagaaataggtATGGCTAtccatgaaactaaaagtgAAGCAGATGCAACCCACCATACAGAAG GTAGAGAATTGGATATTCAAGGATCTAGCATGGATGGATTGAAGACTGATGAGTTATCAATTAAAGAAAGTATATATTCTTCCCCGAGCTCGTTATCAAATGCGAATGATAATACAGAAAATGTCACAAACAAGAGCCCTGAGAAGATTTTCCTTGAAataggcaatgattccaatttCAGATACGTGAAGGCCATTCTCCAATTTTCAGGTTTAATGGAAAATGAACAGATTCTAACGAGGCATACTATAGACCAGCGACTAAAGCCTTCTTTGATAATGGAAATGGAATCCTCTGTAGCGGAGAATACCAAAGCCTATGATCAACAGCTTCTTTTCAACCTAGTTGATGAGGTACTTCTTGATATATATGAGAGGTCATCGAATCAATTCCCAAGGCCCTTCGCCTTCAACTACCTCCTCCATCCTGTACCGAAAGGAGACTATCTTCTTAATGAGGTATGGTCCAGTGTTAAATCATACCTGAGCTTGAGGCCAGAGCTAGATCAGACATTAGACGATGTTGTGAGACGTGACTTGGCAAGAAGAAGTAGCTGGATGAACCTCCAGCAAGAAGAGGAGCAAGTTGCAATTGAACTAGAGGACATGATTATGGATGATTTATTAGATGAACTTGTCTTCTCATGA